The genomic interval AACTGTAATTATCGCGGATAAAAACATTAATGCCAGCATATAAACACTAGGAAGTTTGCGGCTCTCTTCTTTCACAACAGCAATTGCTGCGGCCTGTTCTTTGCTTTCTACATTGTCGGTCTGAGTGTTAATTTCTACTTCATTGGCGAAATCATTAGCTACATACCAGCCTATAGCCTCAGTTATTGTGAATGCAGTACCAGCATTTATAGCATTGCCAAGTCCCGGAATCCAGCCCAATAAAAATTGTGATACAGTTCTGCCTCCTATTGCTGCTGCAGCTCCTGACAAAATTGACGCCCCTACAGTCTTTGTTATTGTTTTCCCGAATACTGCGCCCAAACTTATAATCATTCCTATTTGTATAGTCGTAATAAGTGGTGCATCAGAGCCGGGAATTTGTGCCAGTCCTGCCCCTATAGCACCGGCTGATGTTGCTGCTCCATGAATAATTACATGACATTTGCTTTTTTCTTTGTCCGTCATGATTAAATATATGCCTCCTACAAAAATATATTTTGCAGGAATTATACAAGGGGGGGGGGGGCATTAGTCAATAACTGGATTTACTGATTAAAATTTTCAAGTTTTTTGCGTTCACGTTCGGCCTTAATGCGTAAATTATGCTCGCGGATTTTGTCAATGTGAGGCTTTAACGGTTTATATCGAGAAAAATCTGTTACTTCCGGCATATCAGATAGATCTATATCTTCGTCTTTCCTTTGCTCAAATAATAATTTTATTAGCGATTTCTTCAATTCTTCGCGCTCTTCCGGAGTACGTCCCAGTCTAACAACATCATGTAAGCCCATTAACATAGCGTATTTTCTCCCTTCTAGTAGCTTCTCTTGCTGATATTATTCTGATTATATCATTGTCATTCACTGTTACGCGTTCAACATAAACAATAAACATGACTTTTGCAGCAAGCCAGCCTATAACGTCCCAGCGTTCTTCTCCGGTGATTTTGTCCACTGAGTTAAATTCAAAAATAGCGTGTTCATCAAAAAATGCAGATGCTGCAGTAGTAAAATTTATATTATGCTTGAGAATATTGGCCGCTCCTTCTCATCGTCCCATGTAAATAAAACTCCGTTAAGCTCTAATTTTATTTCTGCGTGTTCAATCAAATTTTTCACACTCCCGGCGCAATAATATCACGAGCATGGAAATATTTTAATCACTCTACAGATTTTATCTCAGCCTGTAAATCCTGTTTGAGGGAATACGTGTCAAAAGCTGCTTCCTTAGGAAGATTTATAAATATATTGCTGATCTTATCCAGTTTTACGGCTCCTTCTTGTAAAGACACATCGAAAACATGACCGCCTCTTGTCCTATCTTCAGAAAGAAAATGAAGATGCCATCCCGGCATATTAATCCCGTCCATGTAATCAGGAAAATACACTCCCACAAGCGACCCTCGTATATCATCAAAAATAAATGCTTTTTGCGTCTGAGAAAGAATATCTTTCAATGTGATATGCTGTGACCTGTATGGAGCTTCGGATCTGGCATCAACTTTTGTGAAATCACCATCAATCTTAACAATATGCATACTATTCAAGCCGAATTTTTCTTCGATCTTCCTTGTTAGTTCCGTTCGTATAGATTCGATATTCGGCATATTTTTGAGTGTAAATTGCTGCTCTCCGTAAAGTTTTGATACAGCTGCAAAAGGAACACCTATATCATTAGCAACTTCTGTAATATGTCCGTCCTGATCTGCCCTGTAACAATGTCCGTCCATTAGAATCATTTCTCCGTTAACGTCTTCAAATGTTCCCAGTCCTGTATTTCCTTCGTGAAGAAGTTCTCCTACATTTATTACTGCACGGCTATATCCTAAAGCAAGTGCTTGCAATGTTGAAACCTGATACATTTTATTTTCACTGTACATATAAATTTCTCCTCTTTTCTGCTCATATTATCGCCTGTCTTCATATTCAGGGATATTTTTTCCTGAACAATAATAATATCATCTGCATTAAAATATATAATATAATTTGCTTATTCGTAAAAATATTTACACGAAAGGGGAGAATAATTACATGAATAAAAATTTTATTGCCTGCTTGGCCTTGCTTGCTTGTTTGAGTACTGCCCCGGCAATGGCTCTTGACTCTGCGGCACTTCCGGATAAAGCGACTCTATCAGCTAATAGAATGAGATTTGACGCTTACACGGGCGATTTTCTAGCAGACGGCAATGTAGCAATCAACGCGGGAGAATTCAACGTGAAAGCTCCAACAGCAACGGGCAACACTGAACGCAGGGAAGTAAATTTTGACAAGGGAATAAAAGCAGCCGGAAAATGGGACGGGAGCAAAATAGATCTAAACGCCGGCAAATTATTATTAACTTTTGCAGATACTCCGACATGTAAATTTCTTAATGGAGTCAAAGGCGGTTACGGCACTATACATCTTGACGCGGATAGATTGACTCTGACTGGATTCGGCGGCATTTCTTCACCGAGCGCAACGGACAAGCAAACAAAATTTTGGCTCACTAAAGTCAGAAATTTTGAAGACAGATCTAAAGGTTTCACATTCGGTGCTGACAATGTAGAAGGACTTATCAGAAACGGTGATTTATTCGAGATGACAGCAAAAAAAGGTGTCTGGCTCAGGGGCAAACCTAAGGCGCGGGGCGACGCTGTGAGTCTCAAAGGGGACAGCGCAGTTTATTCACTGACTCGCGGAAGTGTCGTAGTAAACGGCCATGTTGTAGCAGTTCAGGGCGGGCGGACTCTGAAATCTGACTCAATCGTATACTTCCCTGATCAAAATAGAGTCGAGGCTTTAGGAGGAGTCAGGCGGAACCCTGAAGGCAAAGTTGAGAGTGCAGACCGTGCAGAAATTACTATAGATTTAACCCGTGAACGCAGAAATAACCCTAAACCCGCTCAAAATCAAGAAGATAATAAACCTCAAAGGAGAACGCGCAAAAAATGACAGGTCTAACAGCTTCAGATTTGCGGAAAAGTTATAATAATCGTCTCGTAGTCGGCGGAGTAAGCATAAACGTAAACCCCGGTGAAGTTGTAGGACTCTTAGGGCCAAACGGTGCAGGCAAGACAACTTCATTTTACATGATTGTAGGATTAATCAGGCCGGACTCTGGCAGCGTCTTAATTGACGATAAAGAAATTACGAGTCTCCCAGTTTATAAGCGGGCTCGTTCGGGAATCGGCTATTTACCTCAGGAGGCTTCAATTTTTCGCAATCTCACAGTCAGAGAAAATATTAATCTTGTCTGGGAAGAAACAGGCAAGAGAAAACAGGCAAAGGAACTCACTGATCAATTACTCGAACAATTTAAAATCACTCACATAGCAGAAACTAACGGATATGCTTTATCAGGCGGAGAAAGAAGACGCGTAGAGATTGCACGGGCTTTGACTCTGAAACCTAAATTTATTTTGCTTGATGAACCTTTCAGCGGTATAGATCCCATTGCAGTAGCTGATATTCAGTCAATGATTCACGAGCTAAAGGCACAGAGCTACGGAATATTAATCACGGATCACAACGTCCGGGAGACTCTTTCAATTACTGACAGGACATATTTAATTCATGCCGGTAAAATCTTTCTTGCAGGGTCGCCTAAAGAAGTCGCAGGAAATGAACTCGCTAGAAAATTCTATCTCGGTGAAAATTTCGAGTGGGAAGGAGCTAATAAAGATTAATGCAATACAGAATTGAACACGACACAATGGGAGAAATTCAAGTCCCATCAGATAAATACTGGGGCGCACAAACTGAACGGAGCCGGCAAAATTTCAAAATCGGAGTCGGACTCGAGACAATGCCCCGCGAAATTATTAAAGCATTCGCATATCTCAAGAAAGCATGTGCAATCGCAAATAATATTTTACTGCCTGAAAGAATGACTCAAGAAAAATTGCAAATCATCTCACAAGTTACAGATAAAATTATTTCAGGTGAATTAGATTCGCACTTCCCTTTAGTAGTCTGGCAAACAGGTTCGGGCACTCAATCAAACATGAATATAAATGAAGTAATTGCTAACATGGGCAACGAGATAGCCGCGAAAAAATTACTTCACCCTAATGATGATATAAATATGTCGCAGTCTTCTAATGATACATTCCCTTCTGCTATGTATATCGCCGGAGTCTTGGAAGTTACGCAAAAATTAATCCCCGCAATAAAAAATTTAATCGAAACTTTCAAGCGTTTAGAATCAGAAAATAGCGACATAATCAAAATAGGCCGGACTCATTTGCAGGACGCTACACCGTTGAGATTTTCGCAGGAAATTTCAGGATGGCGCAATAGTTTAGAATGCGGGCTTGAATATATAGAGAACTCGCTAAATTTCTTGAATCACTTGGCAATCGGCGGGACTGCTGTAGGAACCGGCTTAAATGCTCCTAAAAATTTTGACTCTGAAGTAACACGCGCATTGACTCATTTAACGGGAATAATTTTCACTCCGGCAAAAAATAAATTTCATGCTTTAACGTCAAAAAGTGAAATAGTATTCTCACACGGCGCAATAAAAGCACTTGCAGCAGACTTAATGAAAATCGCTAATGATATAAGATTTCTAGCGTCAGGGCCTCGCTGCGGACTGGGTGAAATTTTTATACCTGAGAATGAGCCGGGAAGTTCCATAATGCCCGGAAAAGTTAATCCCACTCAGTGCGAACAGGTTACAATGATAGCCGCTCAAATAATGGGCAATGATTTAACAATAAGTATAGCAGCTAGTCAGGGCAATTTTGAGCTTAACGTGTTTATGCCGGTCTGTGCTTATAATTTCCTGCAGTCAGTAAGATTATTGAGCGAGTCAATTAATTCATTTAACAAAAATTGTGCGTCGGGAATCAAAGCAAATCGAGACAAAATGCGTGAAAATCTCGATAAATCCCTTATGCTCGTTACTTCACTGAATCCCGTTATAGGCTATGAGAACGCCGCAAAAGTTGCAAAATTAGCTCACAGTAAAAATATTTCACTCAAAGAAGCATGTACGGAGCTTGAATTATTAAGCCCTGAAAAATTTAAGGAGGTAGTCAATCCTGAAAAAATGGTCTAGTCAAGAAAGAAATAACAAAACGCGCGAGTCTATAAATCTTGAAATTTCCGGACTCTCAAGCGACGGAGCAGGAATCTCACGGACTGAAAGAGGCGTTATTTTTGTGCACGGAGCTTTACCCGGTGAGCTTGTAAATGCTGAAATTGCAGCAAGAAAGAAAGATTTTAGCATAGCCGACACACTAGAAATCATAAAGGCCAGCCCCGAAAGAGTCACGCCCAAATGCAAATATTACGGGAAGTGCGGAGGTTGTCAATTACAGCACGCAAATTATAACTTGCAATTAAGACTCAAGGCCGGTCTAGTTCGTGACGCAATGACTCGAATCGGGGGATTTGACGCGAAAATTTTTGATAATTTAACTTGTGAGGAGTCGCCCGAATCATGGAATTACCGCAATAAAGCAGCCTTCCCGGTTCAGGATTTACACGGACGAATTATAACGGGATTCTACAGAGCAGGGACTCACAGGCTTGAATTAATCAGGCAATGCCCGGTAAATGCTAAGAGGCTCAATGAAATTTACGGCAAAATTTTAGACTCACTTGACACTGTGAAATATCCTTTTGACGGTTATAATGAGCTTAACGGCACCGGCAAATTAAGGCACATCATAGCACGCACGGGAATTAATACGGGTGAAAGTCTTTTATCGTTTGTCATAAACGGCAAATTATCAGCAAAAAGTGTTAAATCTCTTGTATCACTGGGTAATCAAGCAAGGCCGAATACTTTGACTCTAAATCATAATTCTAAGCCGGGCAATGTCATATTAGGAACTTACACGGAAAATTTAACGGGTTCGGGCTTAATTTCTGAAATGTTAGGCAAGTATAAATTATTCTTTGATACAGCTTCATTTTTTCAGGTCAACACAGGCCAAGCAGAAAAATTATTTAATTATGTGAGTTCGCTTGCAGGTGATTCTAAAAATTTGCTTGAGTTATACAGCGGTACAGGCTCATTAACTTGCTATCTTGCTGAAAACTCAAAAAATATTACAACTGTTGAAGAGTGGCGCGGGGCTGTAAAAATGGCCGTCAAGAATTTGCACGCGAATAATTTCGAAAACTTTCAGGCTTTGTGCGGACGGTCTGAAGAAGTTATCAGCGATTTACGGGACAATTATGACTCTGTAGTGCTTGACCCTCCCCGTGATGGCTGCGAGAGAAGAGTACTTGAATCTATAAACTCATTCGGAGTCAGGAAAATTATTTATGTCTCATGTAATCCGGCTACTTTGGCGAGAGATTGCAAAATTTTAGCGGCTCATGACTACAAATTAGCGAGCATTAAAGCATTTGACATGTTCCCTCAGACGGCACACGTTGAAAGCGTCGCAGTTTTGCAGAAATGAATCGAGATATTTATTTGACACGTTCACGCGAATTTATATTATTGCAGAATGAATCACGGGCAAGGCAAATTTTTTATTGATATTCATTAACGAGTATAAAAACTTTTGACACGTTCACGCGAATTTATTTATTATTGCAGAATGAATCACGAACGAGGCAAATTTTTTATTAATATTCTCATTAGCTAGTATTAAACACGCAAATTATAAATTTGAATCACGGGCGCGGGAATTAGCGATAAATTTTTAACAGGAGGGCAAATTTTTTATATGTACGCACAAAAAAGTAATATTAACGAGATGTTAAACGGTGTCAAGCAATTTATTATTCCCATTTATCAGAGATTTTACAGCTGGGATATTGAACAGTGCCGCCGCTTATGGAATGATATTGTCTCAATGCAGGAAAATAACAAGGACTATCATTTTATCGGCTCAATAGTAAATATTGTAGAACACGCAGCGTCAACAGGTGTGCAGAAATATATTATAATTGACGGCCAGCAGAGAATCACGACACTTTTATTGCTGTTAATTGCCCTTCGTGATTACGCGATTCAGAATCCTGACGAGAAAGCCGTTAACTCCCGCAAAATAGATAATACTTTGCTAAAAAATGAATATGAAGACGGCAGCGATCGTTATAAATTGTTATTAACTGAGTCGGACCGAGAAATTTTTATTAGCTTAGTCGAGAATAAGCCCATAACACAAGGAACTAAATCAAGATTACTAGACAATTATAATTTTTTTGCTAAGAAAATTAATGATAAAATCTTGCAGCCCGCTGAAATTTTCGAGTCTATAAGCAAACTTCAAATTGTAAATATAACTCTTGAACGTTCGCTCGATGATGCACAGGCAATTTTTGAGAGTCTGAACTCAACCGGCAAAGAATTATCGGAGTCTGATTTAATACGAAATTATTTACTCATGGGACTTGATAATAATGAGCAAATATATATTTATGAACAATACTGGCGGCCGATGGAAAAACTTTTCGGGAATCAAATTCTAGAAATGGATCAATTTTTCAGGGATTATATAACTCTTAAAATTAACGTGATTCCAAATAAGAATCTTACTTATGAAGAGTTCAAAAAATATAGCATGAATTCAGAATTTGACTCAACCCGTGATTTATGTGCAGATTTATATAAATACGCAAATTATTACAATGAAATAATGTTCTCACGCAGCAATAACCCCGAAATAAATAATTTATATAATGATATTGTCGAGCTTAAAATGACGGTCTCTTATCCGTTCTTAATGAGACTTATTAATGACTATCACGAAAAAATTATTAACGAGTCTGAATTCAAGCAAGTTTTAAGGCTCTGTATCAGCTATGTATTTCGCCGGAGTATTTGCGACTTCCCGACTAATTCACTTAATAAAACTTTTGCGAACATGAAAAACGCAATTAATTCAATCGATTATGTTAATTCAATAAAAGCATTTTTCCTAATGTGCGGCGGTTATCGTGAATTTCCTGATAATGATAGATTTATTGCTGCGTTTACTTCACGAGATATTTATAACATGCAGAATCGCGTAAAATTTATATTGCGGAGTCTCGAAAATTTTGATAATAAAGCTCCCATAAACATGGCAAATTATACAGTTGAGCATATAATGCCGCAGACTTTGACTCAGGAATGGCAAAAAATGCTCGGCGATAACTGGCGCGACGTTCAGAAAAAATATTTACACACAATCGGAAATTTGACTCTGACTGCTTATAATTCCGAAATGAGTAACAGCTCATTCACTGAAAAAATGAATATCACAGGCGGATTTAAGCAAAGTGCTTTGAGATTAAATAATTTCCTTGTAACTCTTGACGAATGGAACGAGTCAAATATTATAAATCGAGCGAATTTATTAGCCGAGAAAGCCGTAAAAATTTGGGAATTTCCTAGCTTGACACCTGAAGAACTCGCTAAATATAAGGGACAAGAAGAACGTTACAGCATAGCAAGTTATAATACTAATAATTACACGATGGAATTATTTAATTTGCTTGATTCACGCATTAAAAATATTTCGTCTTATGTTAGGCGGGAATTCAAAAAATTATATGTCGCATATAAGCTCGATACAAATTTTGCTGATATATTTTTCCAGAGTCAGCGGCTCAAAATCTCTATTAACATGAAATTTGCGGACGTAAATGACCCTGAAGGAATTTGCAGAGATGTAACAGGTCTAGGAAAGTGGGGTAATGGCGATGTTGAAGTTTACATGGAAAAGTTATCTGATATTGATAATGTCATGTATATTATTATGCAGTCATATAATTATCAGCAGGATTAACGCGGAGGAGTCAATAATGCCCATAAAAATAGAATCACTCAAGACAGAAAGATTTACAACGAAATTTTTTAGATTTGGCAATAAAGCGAGTCAAAAGAAATTTATAATAATTCCCGGTACCAGCTTAAAAAGTGTCATGAATTTTGCTGACTCAGTCGCAGAATCATATAAAATTTTTGCTCAAGACTATGAAATTTTCTTGTTTGATATTCGCGATGATTTACCGGAAAATTATAGAATTCAGGATCTAGCGCGGGACTTGGCCGAATCCCTTGACTCGTTACAGATAAATAATGCTGACATTTTAGGCGTATCAATGGGCGGAATGATTGCGCAGAGTCTCGCAGTGAGTCGTCCTGATTTAGCGCATAAAATTGTGTTAGCCTCTACTGCCTCACGTGCAAAGCCCAGAACAGTAAAATTTTGGAATGATTTATTAACTTTAGCACGCGGAAAAAATATTAATGCCCTGACTCTGGGATTCTCTGAAAATATCTATACGCCGGAATTTTTCGCAAAATATCGTGATTCTATTCTCGCAGCAAATAATAATATAAGTGATTTAGAACTTGAGCGATTTATAATTATTACTCAGGCTGTTAGAGATTTTGATATTTATGACGAGCTTAACAAGGTAAAATCTCAAGTCTTAGTAATAGGCGCGGGACGTGATAAAATTTTCGGGGCTGATTATTCACGAGAGACAGCTGATAAAATCGGCTGCGATTTATATATTTACGAGAATTACGGCCATGCAGTTTATGACGAGGCACCGGACTATAAAGCAAGAATCATGAAATTTTTTCAGGAGTGATTACTAATGAACATGATAGATTCAAGACTGGCAAAATTACGCGCTTTAATGCAAGAAAGAAAGTTAGACTCATTTGTCTTAATCGTGAGTGAACGCTCAAATTCTGAATCATGTCATTATATTTCAGGTTTTCGCGGAAGTTCTGCCGGACTGATAATAACTCTTAATGACGCTACTTTAATCACTGACGGGCGATATACTACTCAAGCTAAATTGCAGAGTAATTATAATATAATAATCCAGTCAAAAATTTCGCTTTATGAATATATTGCTAATGCCGTGAAAGACTCAAGCTGGGGTTATGTCGGATTCGAGGCAGAAAAAATTTCTTATCATGATTACATGAAATATTTTGCTCCTGTAAAAGCTAACTGGGTTGACTCGTCGGACTTGATTTTGACTCTAAGACGCTGCAAAGATTCTCAAGAAATAGAATATATCAAGCAAGCCGCAAAAATAGGCCGTCAAGCTCTAGCAAACGTGTTAAAACAAACCCGACCCGGAATGACTGAAATCGAATTTGATATAAAGCTCAACGAACAAATTAAATTACTCGGTGCAGAAAAGGGCTGGGCACATGATGATTTTATTGTTGCGTCAGGTGAAAGGGGCGCGATGTGTCATGCTCCTGCAACTATGAAAAAATTTGCTGAAGGTGATATTGTAACAGTCGATTACGGCGCAATGTTTCAGGGCTATATGAGTGATATAACGAGAAATTTTGCACTTGGTCATTTAAGCGGTAAGGCACGAGAAATAAATAATATTTTGTTGGAGGCTCATAATAAAGCAGCTCAAGCACTCAGACCGGGCATATCAGGCTTTGACGTTGATTTAATTGCGCGTAAAGTAATAGAGAGTGCAGGCTACGGACAAAATTTTTTACACGGACTCGGTCATGGGCTGGGCTTGGAAGTTCACGAGCCTCCGAGATTGTCGCACACTTCAAAGGATATTTTACGAGCCGGAGATGTCGTTACAATTGAGCCGGGAATTTACATAGAAGGCTGGGGCGGTCTGCGGATTGAAGACGATTATTTAATCACTGAAGACGGCTGCGAATGTCTGACTATTAACGATAATCAAAGTATTGAGGTGATATAATCATGAGGATTCAAGCGATAAATTTACTCTCAAACTTTAACACTTTAAGGCAAAATAAAAGCGTCCTGCCTCAAGTTAATTTGCAAAAAAATAATGACTCTGTGAGATTGTCCGAGTCAGGTTTGCAGAAATCGCAAGGCACTAACAAAGCAGAAAATATCGTGAAATATGACTCAGCCACTAAGAAAATGGATGAGGCCATGAAGAAAGCGCAGAATATTCTCGAAAAAATGCAGGATTTAGCGACTCTTGCACAAGATAAAAGTCTCGGCGATCTTGATAGAGTCGAAATTCAAATTGAACTTGCTGATTTAAACGATAATTTATTCATGATACCGGGCAATTTAAGAATGTCGCAAAATCTTTCACGTGAACAGTCAGAAAACTGGCAAAACTCAGAGATGAGCAGCATTCTTGAACGCATGAGGACTCGAATAAGCAGCGGCGAAAAATGGAACGTCCGGGAAGTCTGGCAGCCTAACATGGAAGTAAGAGTCAAACAGGACGAAAACGGCGCAGAATTCTATGAGGTCCGCTCCCCCGGCTGGTACACTGTGAGCGATGACGTAAAAATAAAATCGCAGCAAACTTTAACGAGCGAAATAGTGCAGACTGACAATAGCGTCCCTACAGTTAGAGAGAGCCTCGAAAATTTAACGCATTATTTAGTGATGGACTCAGAATCGGCCGAAAAAAGTTCGCAATTAATACAGCAGCAAATTAACAAAATTCAAGAGTGGCGCGACGAATTGCCCGGAAAAATTTCAGAAGCTGCCGGAGATACGGATAAAATTGACTCGATTTTAATGGAAGCGTTTAATTTTCTTGACGAACTAGCAAGACCAGCAAATATAATAGTTCCTTCACTGAACGCACCTAATGAGCCTATTTATTTTTTACACGGAGTAGAAGTCTATGACAGAATCCAGAATCAGGGAGTAATCGC from Synergistaceae bacterium carries:
- a CDS encoding aminopeptidase P family protein, producing the protein MNMIDSRLAKLRALMQERKLDSFVLIVSERSNSESCHYISGFRGSSAGLIITLNDATLITDGRYTTQAKLQSNYNIIIQSKISLYEYIANAVKDSSWGYVGFEAEKISYHDYMKYFAPVKANWVDSSDLILTLRRCKDSQEIEYIKQAAKIGRQALANVLKQTRPGMTEIEFDIKLNEQIKLLGAEKGWAHDDFIVASGERGAMCHAPATMKKFAEGDIVTVDYGAMFQGYMSDITRNFALGHLSGKAREINNILLEAHNKAAQALRPGISGFDVDLIARKVIESAGYGQNFLHGLGHGLGLEVHEPPRLSHTSKDILRAGDVVTIEPGIYIEGWGGLRIEDDYLITEDGCECLTINDNQSIEVI
- the rlmD gene encoding 23S rRNA (uracil(1939)-C(5))-methyltransferase RlmD; translation: MLKKWSSQERNNKTRESINLEISGLSSDGAGISRTERGVIFVHGALPGELVNAEIAARKKDFSIADTLEIIKASPERVTPKCKYYGKCGGCQLQHANYNLQLRLKAGLVRDAMTRIGGFDAKIFDNLTCEESPESWNYRNKAAFPVQDLHGRIITGFYRAGTHRLELIRQCPVNAKRLNEIYGKILDSLDTVKYPFDGYNELNGTGKLRHIIARTGINTGESLLSFVINGKLSAKSVKSLVSLGNQARPNTLTLNHNSKPGNVILGTYTENLTGSGLISEMLGKYKLFFDTASFFQVNTGQAEKLFNYVSSLAGDSKNLLELYSGTGSLTCYLAENSKNITTVEEWRGAVKMAVKNLHANNFENFQALCGRSEEVISDLRDNYDSVVLDPPRDGCERRVLESINSFGVRKIIYVSCNPATLARDCKILAAHDYKLASIKAFDMFPQTAHVESVAVLQK
- a CDS encoding DUF262 domain-containing protein, coding for MYAQKSNINEMLNGVKQFIIPIYQRFYSWDIEQCRRLWNDIVSMQENNKDYHFIGSIVNIVEHAASTGVQKYIIIDGQQRITTLLLLLIALRDYAIQNPDEKAVNSRKIDNTLLKNEYEDGSDRYKLLLTESDREIFISLVENKPITQGTKSRLLDNYNFFAKKINDKILQPAEIFESISKLQIVNITLERSLDDAQAIFESLNSTGKELSESDLIRNYLLMGLDNNEQIYIYEQYWRPMEKLFGNQILEMDQFFRDYITLKINVIPNKNLTYEEFKKYSMNSEFDSTRDLCADLYKYANYYNEIMFSRSNNPEINNLYNDIVELKMTVSYPFLMRLINDYHEKIINESEFKQVLRLCISYVFRRSICDFPTNSLNKTFANMKNAINSIDYVNSIKAFFLMCGGYREFPDNDRFIAAFTSRDIYNMQNRVKFILRSLENFDNKAPINMANYTVEHIMPQTLTQEWQKMLGDNWRDVQKKYLHTIGNLTLTAYNSEMSNSSFTEKMNITGGFKQSALRLNNFLVTLDEWNESNIINRANLLAEKAVKIWEFPSLTPEELAKYKGQEERYSIASYNTNNYTMELFNLLDSRIKNISSYVRREFKKLYVAYKLDTNFADIFFQSQRLKISINMKFADVNDPEGICRDVTGLGKWGNGDVEVYMEKLSDIDNVMYIIMQSYNYQQD
- a CDS encoding acetolactate decarboxylase → MQALALGYSRAVINVGELLHEGNTGLGTFEDVNGEMILMDGHCYRADQDGHITEVANDIGVPFAAVSKLYGEQQFTLKNMPNIESIRTELTRKIEEKFGLNSMHIVKIDGDFTKVDARSEAPYRSQHITLKDILSQTQKAFIFDDIRGSLVGVYFPDYMDGINMPGWHLHFLSEDRTRGGHVFDVSLQEGAVKLDKISNIFINLPKEAAFDTYSLKQDLQAEIKSVE
- the fumC gene encoding class II fumarate hydratase; translated protein: MQYRIEHDTMGEIQVPSDKYWGAQTERSRQNFKIGVGLETMPREIIKAFAYLKKACAIANNILLPERMTQEKLQIISQVTDKIISGELDSHFPLVVWQTGSGTQSNMNINEVIANMGNEIAAKKLLHPNDDINMSQSSNDTFPSAMYIAGVLEVTQKLIPAIKNLIETFKRLESENSDIIKIGRTHLQDATPLRFSQEISGWRNSLECGLEYIENSLNFLNHLAIGGTAVGTGLNAPKNFDSEVTRALTHLTGIIFTPAKNKFHALTSKSEIVFSHGAIKALAADLMKIANDIRFLASGPRCGLGEIFIPENEPGSSIMPGKVNPTQCEQVTMIAAQIMGNDLTISIAASQGNFELNVFMPVCAYNFLQSVRLLSESINSFNKNCASGIKANRDKMRENLDKSLMLVTSLNPVIGYENAAKVAKLAHSKNISLKEACTELELLSPEKFKEVVNPEKMV
- a CDS encoding BrnT family toxin — translated: MLKHNINFTTAASAFFDEHAIFEFNSVDKITGEERWDVIGWLAAKVMFIVYVERVTVNDNDIIRIISAREATRREKIRYVNGLT
- a CDS encoding alpha/beta fold hydrolase yields the protein MPIKIESLKTERFTTKFFRFGNKASQKKFIIIPGTSLKSVMNFADSVAESYKIFAQDYEIFLFDIRDDLPENYRIQDLARDLAESLDSLQINNADILGVSMGGMIAQSLAVSRPDLAHKIVLASTASRAKPRTVKFWNDLLTLARGKNINALTLGFSENIYTPEFFAKYRDSILAANNNISDLELERFIIITQAVRDFDIYDELNKVKSQVLVIGAGRDKIFGADYSRETADKIGCDLYIYENYGHAVYDEAPDYKARIMKFFQE
- the lptB gene encoding LPS export ABC transporter ATP-binding protein, with the translated sequence MTGLTASDLRKSYNNRLVVGGVSINVNPGEVVGLLGPNGAGKTTSFYMIVGLIRPDSGSVLIDDKEITSLPVYKRARSGIGYLPQEASIFRNLTVRENINLVWEETGKRKQAKELTDQLLEQFKITHIAETNGYALSGGERRRVEIARALTLKPKFILLDEPFSGIDPIAVADIQSMIHELKAQSYGILITDHNVRETLSITDRTYLIHAGKIFLAGSPKEVAGNELARKFYLGENFEWEGANKD